One Sphingomicrobium sp. XHP0239 DNA segment encodes these proteins:
- a CDS encoding uracil-DNA glycosylase family protein: protein MKEFSKDVIEKAYEDQGHKLGWSFMGTPEEALRSAKVAIVGLNPGGGGDPSQYGRHWDSEKNTYFSERWGARDTYNPLQKQIHRWHELLGLAEDDVLCAQFVPFRSPTWDKLENREAAIETARKLWTWVLGISPAQLFITMGKMPAQYLAELMEAKWVARMSTGWGNASIDVYDSPDGKRILAMPHPSRYGIFGRDNGQSEDVEKLFKEAASFASMKR from the coding sequence GTGAAAGAATTTTCAAAGGACGTCATCGAAAAGGCTTATGAGGATCAAGGCCATAAGCTTGGCTGGTCGTTCATGGGGACGCCCGAGGAAGCACTTCGGTCGGCAAAGGTCGCCATTGTCGGGCTGAACCCCGGTGGCGGCGGCGATCCCTCTCAATATGGCCGACACTGGGACAGCGAGAAGAATACCTATTTCTCGGAAAGGTGGGGCGCGAGAGATACGTACAACCCGCTCCAGAAGCAGATTCATCGCTGGCATGAGCTCCTCGGTTTGGCCGAGGACGACGTGCTCTGCGCGCAATTCGTGCCATTCCGTTCGCCGACATGGGATAAGCTCGAAAATCGCGAAGCGGCGATCGAGACGGCGCGCAAGCTTTGGACTTGGGTGCTGGGCATTTCCCCGGCGCAGCTCTTCATCACGATGGGGAAGATGCCCGCGCAGTATCTTGCAGAGCTCATGGAAGCGAAATGGGTCGCTCGAATGTCGACGGGCTGGGGCAATGCCAGCATCGATGTCTACGACAGTCCGGACGGCAAGCGCATCCTCGCCATGCCCCATCCCAGTCGATACGGCATCTTCGGCCGCGATAATGGCCAGAGCGAAGACGTCGAAAAACTATTTAAGGAAGCAGCGTCGTTCGCGTCGATGAAGCGCTAG
- a CDS encoding ATP-binding protein — translation MQTENFQSTVADRIPGEAAPNEVDLEFEAFRNAWVTAVRHLSETRLRKSAEELLRVYASHLSDPDAPHFDLDAIAPNDRPAIAKRFARPAPRRPLRKSPLKLGITALCQMVGADEASTRIALVLARSAIDQRWEELLEALGKSGRQSSADFAAISPLVGLSATEFERCVASSSKLVQAGLIGKYGDGEIRTSDLLIRVARSGISRKTDLKRLLLPEVDPTNLDFSDFDHLGDVASLVRRIVASGAPASLLFYGPPGTGKTEFAKLIAKDVGRRPILVGETDANGEEPDRRDRLQELRTLQAITGGSNDHLLIFDEADDVLILGGGFPAKRSKMWLNNLVDRPQVPLIWIMNETRAIEESIIRRMALAIRFDKPSRSKRERIALQVSRSEGIPLHKDEAAQLAQLDVTPAIVAGAMKTASRIGGNAKDAILAGEEMMLATTGRRPRYREQLFDFDPDLSNADIDLRSLCDRLVHSSTRGWSMLLSGPSGTGKSAYARFLARRLGLDLIEKRGSDLLDCYVGGTEQAIADAFAEARRSRSLLLIDEADDFLADRRAAHRSWERSQTNELLRQMEDLEHPFVATTNLATMLDPASQRRFALRVSFDSLNVDQSATLFRRMTGEPLPTTGHFAASLTPGDFDVVRRRAALLGERDPDVIAGWLAKEAAQRLSN, via the coding sequence ATGCAGACCGAGAATTTCCAATCAACAGTAGCCGACCGCATTCCCGGAGAGGCCGCGCCGAACGAAGTTGACCTCGAGTTCGAGGCGTTTCGAAACGCGTGGGTGACGGCCGTTCGACACCTTTCAGAAACGCGCCTGCGGAAGTCGGCCGAAGAACTGCTGCGGGTTTATGCTTCTCACCTTTCCGACCCGGATGCACCCCACTTCGATCTGGATGCCATTGCGCCCAATGATCGGCCAGCAATTGCTAAACGATTTGCTCGCCCGGCGCCGCGACGACCATTGCGTAAAAGCCCACTGAAATTGGGAATTACGGCGCTGTGCCAAATGGTCGGCGCAGATGAGGCCTCCACACGTATCGCGCTTGTCCTAGCGCGTTCAGCCATCGATCAACGCTGGGAGGAGCTGCTCGAAGCACTCGGAAAATCCGGGCGTCAGAGTTCCGCAGATTTTGCAGCGATCTCACCTTTGGTCGGGCTGTCTGCGACCGAGTTCGAACGCTGCGTGGCGTCATCATCGAAGTTGGTGCAAGCTGGCTTGATCGGTAAGTATGGCGATGGAGAAATCCGCACGTCGGATCTTCTGATCCGCGTCGCCCGATCCGGGATCTCGCGGAAAACTGATCTTAAACGCCTGCTCTTGCCTGAGGTCGATCCGACAAATTTGGATTTTTCCGATTTCGATCACCTCGGCGATGTTGCCTCGCTCGTGCGGCGCATCGTCGCCAGCGGCGCTCCCGCATCGCTGCTTTTTTACGGACCGCCCGGCACGGGAAAGACCGAGTTCGCGAAACTGATTGCGAAAGACGTGGGTCGACGTCCGATCCTTGTGGGCGAGACCGACGCCAATGGAGAGGAGCCGGACCGTAGGGATCGATTGCAGGAGCTCAGAACGCTGCAAGCGATCACCGGAGGATCGAACGATCATCTGCTGATCTTCGATGAGGCCGATGACGTCCTGATCTTGGGCGGCGGGTTTCCTGCGAAACGATCCAAGATGTGGCTCAATAACCTTGTCGATCGCCCGCAGGTGCCACTCATATGGATCATGAACGAGACCCGTGCCATCGAGGAGTCGATCATTCGTCGCATGGCCCTGGCTATTCGATTCGACAAGCCTTCGCGCTCGAAGCGAGAGCGGATTGCCCTTCAGGTCAGCCGCTCAGAGGGCATCCCACTGCATAAAGACGAGGCTGCGCAACTTGCGCAACTCGACGTCACGCCGGCGATCGTCGCTGGCGCCATGAAGACGGCCTCGCGCATTGGCGGTAATGCAAAAGACGCCATCCTCGCCGGTGAGGAGATGATGTTGGCGACGACCGGCCGCCGCCCGCGATATCGTGAACAGTTGTTCGATTTTGACCCTGACCTCTCCAACGCGGACATCGACCTCCGTTCGCTCTGCGACCGGCTGGTGCACTCATCGACGCGGGGGTGGAGCATGCTGCTTTCCGGACCTTCGGGCACCGGCAAGAGCGCCTACGCCCGCTTCCTCGCGCGACGATTGGGGCTCGACCTCATCGAAAAGCGCGGGTCAGATCTCCTCGACTGCTATGTCGGTGGTACCGAGCAGGCCATCGCCGATGCGTTCGCGGAGGCGAGGCGATCGAGAAGTTTGCTGCTCATCGACGAGGCCGACGATTTCCTCGCCGATCGAAGGGCTGCGCATCGTAGCTGGGAACGCTCGCAGACCAACGAGCTGCTCCGGCAGATGGAGGATCTTGAGCACCCGTTCGTCGCCACCACCAATCTTGCGACCATGCTCGACCCGGCCAGCCAGCGGCGCTTCGCGCTGCGTGTCTCGTTTGACAGCCTCAATGTCGATCAGAGCGCTACGCTGTTCAGGCGCATGACTGGCGAACCCCTTCCCACTACCGGCCATTTTGCGGCGTCGCTGACGCCGGGAGATTTCGATGTGGTCCGAAGGCGAGCAGCGCTTCTTGGCGAACGCGACCCTGACGTCATCGCAGGATGGCTAGCCAAAGAAGCGGCACAGCGGCTTTCCAATTGA
- a CDS encoding McrC family protein, whose product MTHLSVREWGNRPVGEGGFTRSQADALLAAARAHPCAHEEGTNVLVDLHTKLSARQMVGVIAAEGCSLEILPKVDPDLADEDAANVRSRLLRMLQVALGLDLSIGATADLARQGETLLDIIIRVFADQLLGEVRRGLPRRYQGHHDDLVALRGRLDVARQFTHHAVRPDRLACCFDELDANTPLMQIMAAAVTSLAHHARSFETQRRLSELRHAFADIELKPLSMLPWDEVQIDRTNRRWKGLLDLAELLLRRDWQATHHAPGKAGITLLFPMNDLFEAYVGALLRQAWAGTDISVTEQGGRAFCLGDHTGEHLERGNLFQTKPDFILYRGSEIVAIIDTKWKKLGEPTDRKRGIQQGDVYQLMAYARLYRTKELMLLYPADPGSGSRMQRGFGIVGGADRLSIGTLDIAASEDAIVSALHSLTRPLVTTDHAARDWADCEAS is encoded by the coding sequence ATGACGCACCTCAGCGTTCGCGAGTGGGGGAATAGGCCGGTCGGCGAAGGCGGCTTCACGCGTTCGCAGGCTGACGCCCTGCTCGCCGCGGCGAGGGCGCATCCCTGCGCGCACGAAGAAGGGACGAATGTCCTCGTCGATCTCCACACGAAACTGAGTGCGCGTCAGATGGTGGGGGTCATCGCTGCGGAGGGGTGCAGCCTCGAGATCCTTCCGAAGGTCGACCCCGATCTTGCGGACGAGGACGCTGCCAACGTCCGTTCCCGGCTGTTGCGGATGCTGCAGGTGGCGCTGGGTCTCGATCTTTCGATCGGGGCTACAGCCGATCTTGCGCGCCAGGGAGAGACGCTGCTCGACATCATCATCCGCGTGTTCGCCGACCAGCTTCTCGGCGAAGTACGGCGCGGGCTCCCGCGGCGTTACCAAGGCCATCACGACGACCTCGTAGCGCTCCGGGGCCGGCTCGATGTGGCTCGGCAATTCACGCATCATGCCGTCCGGCCCGATCGACTGGCGTGCTGCTTCGACGAACTCGACGCCAACACTCCGCTCATGCAGATCATGGCCGCCGCAGTGACCTCGCTCGCCCACCACGCAAGAAGTTTCGAGACGCAGCGGCGACTTTCCGAACTTCGTCACGCCTTCGCCGACATCGAGTTGAAGCCGCTGTCGATGTTGCCGTGGGACGAGGTGCAGATCGACCGCACGAACCGTCGCTGGAAAGGTCTCCTCGATCTCGCCGAACTGCTGCTTCGCCGCGACTGGCAGGCGACCCACCACGCGCCAGGCAAGGCAGGCATCACCCTGCTGTTTCCGATGAACGATCTGTTCGAGGCCTATGTCGGCGCGCTGCTCCGGCAAGCGTGGGCGGGGACGGACATCAGCGTGACCGAACAGGGCGGGCGCGCTTTCTGCTTAGGCGATCACACAGGCGAGCATCTCGAGAGAGGCAACCTCTTCCAGACGAAGCCCGACTTCATTCTCTACCGTGGGAGCGAGATCGTCGCGATCATCGATACCAAGTGGAAAAAGCTCGGCGAGCCGACCGACCGCAAGCGCGGGATCCAGCAGGGCGATGTCTACCAGCTGATGGCCTATGCACGGCTCTACCGGACGAAAGAACTGATGTTGCTGTATCCTGCCGACCCGGGTTCAGGGTCGCGGATGCAGAGGGGTTTCGGCATCGTCGGTGGGGCGGACCGGCTTTCGATCGGAACGCTGGATATTGCCGCTAGTGAAGATGCGATCGTCTCCGCGCTTCATTCGCTGACACGGCCCTTGGTGACAACAGACCATGCAGCCCGCGATTGGGCGGACTGCGAGGCTAGTTAG
- a CDS encoding BPTD_3080 family restriction endonuclease has product MSSEEFFQSPILNSPYALPDRHWHLGEGGQPTGIIEPGRRKSDLTTPIPKARTRRGRNASAEQGDFLLGEGGQEYNPTEVINGIRSAVASWRTLSESQWHVTPTTARLLRHWRSGEMPLPPFFCQIEAVETVIWLTEVAPKTSAQGRRFWTHLEAANAASNPALMRMALKLATGAGKTTVMAMLIAWHTLNAVRHPNAKKFSKGFLIVAPGITIKDRLRVLQPNDPESYYAHRQLVPEDMLRDLGQAKIVITNYHSFKKKDEVSLNKVQQAALNTVTKPESDGAMLRRVAGPLLGMKNVVVLNDEAHHCYRERPLTAEEEKTLKGDEKAEAKENNEAARLWISGLEAVKRTLGINMVYDLSATPFFLKGSGYREGSLFGWVMSDFSLMDAIECGIVKLPRVPIVDNVEHGDMPMFRDLWEHIGKKLPKKGRGKSGFDDPQKLPNELLSAIDALYGHYVKTFDAWKAAGLNVEPVFIVVCNNTATSKLVHDYIAGYEVEDKNGNRTLQRGKCELFRNYAPDDTELPLMRTLLIDSQQIDSGEAISAEFKNAAQSEIERFKEEFVQRTGDRAAAEKIDDTAILREVMNTVGRPGQLGANIRCVVSVSMLTEGWDANTVTHVLGVRAFGTQLLCEQVIGRALRRVSYQADAEGKFAVEYADIFGIPFDFTAQPVQANITPPPPMVRVEAISPERDDVEIRFPRVEGYRTELPRDTLSAEFNDDSTLELTPELAGATKTVNSGIIGETADFNLDHLSMKRQTEIVFKLANRLVQRHFTEDGEIANPSLVMEMRKIVRRWMADHLVLKGDTQPAQLLYYDIADRVAERIKKAIHRGEEGGNRVIAMLDPYNREGSTRHVGFNTSQDRYQTGPKCHVNYAIADSDWELEFCRVADAHPRVLAWVKNHNLGFEVPYRAGGEARRYRPDFILKVDDGQGPDDPLHVVVEIKGFRNEDAKDKADTMRTYWVPGVNTLGTMGRWAFAEFTEKWTMQSEFERVIQDWMDGVGA; this is encoded by the coding sequence ATGAGTAGTGAAGAGTTCTTTCAATCGCCGATCCTCAACTCACCCTATGCGCTGCCGGACCGGCATTGGCATCTCGGCGAGGGTGGTCAGCCGACTGGAATTATCGAGCCCGGCCGACGAAAAAGCGACCTCACGACGCCTATTCCCAAGGCGAGGACCCGCCGAGGCAGGAATGCTTCGGCGGAACAGGGCGATTTTCTTCTCGGTGAGGGCGGTCAGGAATATAATCCGACCGAAGTCATCAACGGAATTCGGTCGGCTGTCGCCAGTTGGAGGACATTGTCGGAAAGCCAGTGGCATGTAACGCCCACTACCGCCCGGCTGCTTCGGCATTGGCGGTCCGGCGAAATGCCTCTTCCCCCTTTCTTCTGCCAGATCGAGGCGGTCGAAACGGTTATCTGGCTAACCGAGGTTGCCCCTAAGACTTCTGCGCAGGGCCGTAGGTTCTGGACGCACCTAGAAGCCGCTAATGCCGCTTCCAATCCGGCCCTCATGCGGATGGCGCTCAAGCTGGCGACCGGGGCGGGGAAAACGACGGTGATGGCGATGTTGATCGCATGGCACACATTGAACGCGGTACGCCATCCGAACGCCAAGAAGTTCAGCAAGGGCTTCCTCATCGTCGCGCCGGGGATCACCATCAAGGATCGGCTGCGGGTGCTGCAACCGAATGACCCCGAAAGCTATTACGCGCACCGCCAACTCGTGCCCGAGGACATGCTCCGCGACCTGGGGCAGGCGAAGATCGTCATCACGAACTATCACTCGTTCAAGAAGAAGGACGAGGTCAGCCTCAACAAGGTCCAGCAGGCGGCGCTGAATACGGTCACGAAGCCCGAGAGCGACGGTGCGATGCTGCGGCGTGTGGCAGGACCGCTGCTGGGTATGAAAAACGTCGTCGTGCTGAACGACGAGGCACACCACTGCTACCGCGAGCGCCCGCTGACGGCGGAGGAGGAGAAGACCCTCAAGGGCGACGAGAAGGCCGAAGCGAAGGAGAACAACGAGGCGGCGCGGCTGTGGATCAGCGGTCTCGAGGCGGTCAAACGCACGCTCGGGATCAACATGGTCTACGATCTGTCGGCCACGCCATTTTTCCTGAAAGGCTCGGGCTACCGCGAGGGATCGCTGTTCGGCTGGGTCATGAGCGACTTCAGCCTGATGGACGCCATCGAGTGCGGCATCGTGAAGCTGCCGCGCGTGCCGATCGTCGACAACGTCGAGCATGGCGACATGCCGATGTTTCGCGACCTGTGGGAGCATATTGGCAAGAAGCTCCCGAAGAAGGGGCGCGGCAAGTCGGGCTTCGATGATCCTCAGAAGCTGCCCAACGAGCTGCTGTCTGCGATCGACGCGCTCTACGGCCATTACGTGAAGACCTTCGATGCTTGGAAAGCCGCCGGCCTCAACGTCGAACCCGTCTTTATCGTCGTCTGCAACAACACGGCGACTAGTAAGCTCGTCCACGATTACATCGCGGGCTACGAGGTCGAGGACAAAAACGGGAACCGGACGCTCCAGCGAGGGAAGTGCGAGCTTTTCCGAAACTACGCACCGGACGATACGGAGCTTCCGTTGATGCGCACGCTTCTGATCGACAGTCAGCAGATCGACAGCGGCGAGGCGATCAGTGCGGAGTTCAAGAACGCCGCACAGAGTGAGATTGAACGATTTAAGGAGGAGTTCGTCCAGCGCACCGGCGACCGAGCCGCGGCCGAGAAGATCGATGACACGGCGATCCTGCGCGAGGTGATGAATACCGTCGGGCGCCCGGGGCAACTGGGTGCCAACATTCGCTGCGTGGTTTCCGTTTCGATGCTCACCGAGGGGTGGGACGCGAATACGGTCACCCACGTCCTTGGTGTCCGCGCGTTCGGGACACAGCTCCTCTGCGAGCAGGTCATCGGGCGAGCGCTGCGCCGCGTGTCGTACCAAGCCGATGCGGAGGGCAAGTTCGCGGTCGAATATGCCGACATCTTCGGCATCCCGTTCGACTTCACCGCTCAGCCCGTCCAGGCGAACATCACCCCGCCGCCGCCGATGGTGCGCGTCGAGGCGATCAGCCCCGAGCGCGACGACGTCGAGATCCGTTTCCCGCGGGTCGAGGGCTATCGCACCGAACTGCCGCGCGACACGCTGAGCGCAGAATTCAACGATGATTCCACGCTCGAACTGACACCCGAACTGGCGGGCGCGACCAAGACGGTGAACTCGGGGATCATCGGCGAGACGGCGGACTTCAATCTCGACCATCTCTCGATGAAGCGGCAGACCGAAATCGTCTTCAAGCTCGCGAACCGTCTCGTCCAGCGCCACTTCACCGAAGACGGCGAGATCGCGAACCCCTCGCTTGTCATGGAGATGCGCAAGATCGTCCGTCGTTGGATGGCCGACCATCTGGTGCTGAAGGGCGACACGCAGCCTGCGCAATTGCTCTACTACGACATCGCCGACCGGGTGGCGGAACGCATCAAGAAGGCGATCCACCGCGGCGAGGAGGGCGGCAATCGCGTCATCGCCATGCTCGACCCCTACAATCGCGAGGGCTCGACCCGGCATGTCGGCTTCAACACCAGTCAGGACCGCTACCAGACGGGCCCCAAGTGCCACGTCAACTATGCGATCGCGGACAGCGACTGGGAGCTGGAGTTCTGCCGCGTCGCCGATGCACATCCGCGCGTGCTCGCCTGGGTGAAGAACCACAACCTCGGCTTCGAGGTGCCCTATCGCGCCGGCGGCGAGGCGCGCCGCTATCGGCCCGACTTCATCCTGAAGGTCGACGACGGCCAAGGCCCGGACGATCCGCTACATGTGGTCGTCGAGATCAAGGGCTTCCGCAACGAGGATGCGAAGGACAAGGCCGACACGATGCGCACCTATTGGGTGCCGGGGGTGAATACGCTCGGCACGATGGGCCGCTGGGCCTTCGCCGAATTCACCGAGAAATGGACGATGCAGAGCGAATTCGAGCGGGTGATCCAGGACTGGATGGATGGAGTGGGGGCATGA
- a CDS encoding AAA family ATPase has product MREEEFRVWMKNVRRLQDSTISTQLSKLRKIDRHFGDLDELITDSRIDEVAQRLADPASLPAELGNEGERNHLRQSLRYYRAFVNDTSNSQLSDEQLLARFDSCDYFHARRKKWDEDTTKNFCRMARAAHSVGLDWYRTNIPQIRLGRFSENGVIARGTVGALHASKPTIEFNHQADSLGLDGLFRATREDAEAFEAMLEARRDAIEAWLPNNPTREGLWPAAAGKDDALIRLKRRFLKKFPDFEGSGGFPGSQQFAKEEDAYKRKLIDAAAEAVKTLSNDRRALGGRLLDLIAGDGGLESNLLGWRMANGLRDRRRDHPGLLEEAAADIALSEDPQAAVIEFVERTWEPAFASAKSNPYSDSRTIPTLVAALTHPARAIGLRTDRFTNLFLALEDERLFGWSPLTADELARATAKAEELFVIMRDEWGWQPRDLWDVQGFIWVACSTRLGEPGVLDDTPLWIVTARSGEEDGTTRFVQREEWSLLNDSGSAYNDRMRAMQVGDHIAMRHYFHQSDDLPFDANGGRVSGMRFTALGTITEVSEDGVRVGVDWEEWAEARTWYLYTNNGTVWRLSDPGENETADRLRRFLLEGEEQDIEWFLAQPYWRDRLFPSTHEKDITMKPTNLILYGPPGTGKTYRTAAEAVRLCDGDVPSGDTQEERRSALMTRYRELIDSRQIDFVTFHQSFGYEDFIEGLRPDIAEGDDGASQGFRLKAESGVFHRIAERAARRVKRSGDRLTLDGRQVFKMSLGQSNDPHSEWVFEEALEQSVLLLGFGNADWSDPRFDDQEAILEVARAGAPDEDISVRHGVVKSPDRFRNQLSIGDVVVVTKGLNAFRAIGLVEGPYEYAPRSSGKYSHRRAVRWLWSDAEGLPVGELMPDKRFSLDTIYPLPKSQLNEAALERLMNSGENDGEEGDLLPHVLIIDEINRANISKVFGELITLIEPDKRAGMANALSVTLPYSKRSFSVPANLHLIGTMNTADRSIALLDTALRRRFQFEEVAPDPSLLPEDVGGIPLRKVLETINARIEFLLDREHSIGHAFFMGDGSRDKAAIDDVIRRKVIPLLQEYFFEDFGRIHAVLGDGFIEEAALKAPPGMNDVGDRKRWSVRNSFDVDAYRKLAGLSDAASQAQLEG; this is encoded by the coding sequence ATGAGGGAAGAAGAATTTCGAGTTTGGATGAAGAATGTTCGGCGTTTGCAGGACAGCACGATATCCACACAGTTGAGCAAACTGCGCAAAATTGATCGCCATTTTGGCGATTTGGATGAGCTAATCACCGACAGCCGTATCGATGAGGTGGCACAAAGGTTAGCCGATCCAGCATCGCTTCCTGCCGAATTGGGTAACGAAGGCGAGCGTAACCATCTGAGGCAGTCGCTTCGATATTACAGGGCATTCGTCAACGATACATCGAACTCGCAGTTATCAGATGAACAGCTATTGGCCCGCTTCGATAGCTGCGATTATTTTCACGCCCGGCGCAAAAAGTGGGACGAAGACACAACGAAGAACTTTTGTCGGATGGCGAGGGCAGCGCATTCCGTAGGTCTTGACTGGTACCGAACGAACATCCCCCAAATACGACTGGGGCGCTTTTCAGAAAATGGGGTGATCGCTCGCGGAACAGTGGGGGCTCTTCACGCTTCCAAACCGACGATTGAATTTAACCATCAGGCAGATAGCCTCGGTTTAGACGGCCTTTTTCGTGCCACTAGGGAAGATGCTGAAGCCTTTGAGGCTATGTTGGAAGCAAGGCGGGACGCAATCGAAGCTTGGCTGCCGAACAATCCAACTCGTGAAGGATTATGGCCTGCCGCCGCCGGTAAGGACGACGCTTTAATTCGATTGAAGCGGCGCTTTCTTAAGAAGTTTCCTGACTTTGAAGGCTCCGGCGGCTTTCCCGGTTCGCAACAATTCGCCAAGGAAGAGGACGCTTACAAGCGCAAGCTGATCGACGCCGCGGCCGAGGCGGTGAAGACCCTGTCGAATGACAGGCGCGCGCTTGGCGGGCGCCTGCTCGATTTGATCGCAGGCGACGGCGGGCTGGAAAGCAATCTGCTCGGCTGGCGAATGGCAAATGGTCTGAGGGATCGTCGTCGCGATCATCCGGGGCTGCTCGAAGAAGCGGCTGCCGATATCGCGCTGAGCGAGGACCCTCAGGCGGCGGTGATCGAGTTCGTCGAGCGAACCTGGGAGCCCGCATTCGCCAGCGCGAAAAGCAATCCGTACAGCGACAGCCGGACCATCCCGACGCTGGTTGCCGCGCTCACGCATCCTGCGCGGGCGATCGGTCTTCGCACCGACCGGTTCACCAATCTTTTTCTCGCGCTCGAAGACGAGCGGCTGTTTGGTTGGTCGCCGCTCACTGCAGATGAACTTGCCCGCGCGACCGCAAAAGCCGAAGAGCTCTTCGTCATCATGCGAGACGAGTGGGGCTGGCAGCCGCGCGATCTGTGGGACGTCCAGGGTTTCATTTGGGTGGCATGCAGCACGCGGCTCGGCGAGCCGGGCGTTCTCGACGACACGCCGCTGTGGATCGTGACGGCGCGTTCGGGCGAAGAAGACGGGACGACGCGCTTCGTCCAGCGCGAAGAATGGAGCCTGCTGAACGATAGCGGCAGCGCTTATAACGACCGCATGCGGGCGATGCAGGTCGGCGACCACATCGCGATGCGTCACTATTTTCACCAGTCCGACGATCTCCCGTTTGACGCCAATGGCGGTCGCGTGAGTGGGATGCGGTTCACGGCGTTGGGGACCATCACGGAGGTTAGCGAAGATGGTGTTCGGGTCGGGGTGGATTGGGAGGAGTGGGCGGAGGCCCGCACGTGGTACCTCTACACCAACAACGGCACGGTTTGGCGGCTGTCCGACCCCGGCGAGAACGAGACTGCCGATCGCCTGCGCCGTTTCCTTCTGGAAGGTGAGGAGCAGGACATCGAATGGTTCCTCGCCCAACCCTATTGGCGCGACCGCCTGTTCCCGAGCACGCACGAGAAAGACATCACGATGAAGCCGACAAACCTCATTCTCTACGGCCCGCCGGGCACCGGGAAAACCTATCGGACCGCGGCGGAGGCTGTCCGCCTTTGCGACGGGGACGTGCCTTCGGGAGACACGCAGGAAGAGCGGCGCTCCGCGCTGATGACGCGATATCGCGAACTCATCGACAGCCGCCAGATCGACTTTGTGACCTTTCACCAGTCGTTCGGATACGAGGATTTCATTGAAGGGTTGCGACCCGACATCGCCGAGGGCGACGATGGGGCATCGCAGGGCTTTCGCCTCAAGGCCGAGAGTGGAGTCTTCCATCGCATTGCAGAACGCGCCGCGCGGCGGGTCAAGCGGAGCGGGGATCGCCTCACGCTTGATGGCCGACAGGTCTTCAAAATGTCGCTCGGGCAATCCAACGATCCGCACAGCGAGTGGGTGTTCGAAGAAGCGCTAGAGCAGTCCGTGCTCCTATTGGGCTTTGGAAATGCCGACTGGAGCGACCCTCGGTTCGACGATCAAGAGGCTATTCTCGAAGTCGCGCGAGCCGGTGCGCCCGATGAAGATATCTCCGTCCGGCACGGGGTGGTGAAGTCGCCGGACCGTTTCCGTAACCAGCTTTCGATTGGAGATGTGGTGGTCGTAACGAAGGGCCTTAATGCCTTCCGTGCCATCGGTCTTGTCGAAGGACCCTACGAATATGCACCGCGCAGCTCAGGGAAATATTCGCATCGGCGTGCGGTCCGATGGCTATGGAGCGATGCGGAAGGGCTGCCGGTGGGCGAGCTCATGCCCGACAAGCGCTTTAGCCTCGACACCATCTATCCGCTTCCCAAATCGCAGCTCAATGAAGCGGCGCTCGAGCGATTGATGAACAGCGGCGAGAACGATGGCGAGGAGGGCGACCTGCTTCCGCACGTTCTCATCATCGACGAGATCAACCGCGCGAACATCTCGAAGGTGTTCGGCGAGCTCATTACCCTGATCGAACCAGACAAACGCGCTGGCATGGCCAATGCTCTGAGCGTGACGCTGCCCTATTCGAAACGCTCGTTCAGCGTTCCTGCCAACCTCCATCTCATCGGTACCATGAACACCGCCGACCGCTCGATCGCACTGCTCGACACGGCGCTCCGGCGACGTTTCCAGTTCGAGGAAGTCGCGCCGGACCCGAGCCTGCTTCCCGAGGACGTTGGCGGCATCCCGCTTCGTAAGGTGCTGGAAACGATCAATGCCCGGATCGAATTCCTGCTCGACCGCGAACATTCGATCGGTCACGCTTTCTTCATGGGCGATGGGAGCCGCGACAAAGCGGCGATCGACGATGTCATACGGCGCAAGGTCATTCCGCTCTTGCAGGAGTATTTCTTCGAGGACTTCGGCCGCATCCACGCAGTGTTGGGCGATGGCTTTATCGAAGAAGCTGCTCTCAAAGCGCCACCCGGAATGAATGACGTCGGGGACCGGAAACGCTGGAGCGTCCGTAACAGCTTCGACGTCGATGCTTACCGCAAGCTCGCGGGCTTGTCGGACGCTGCGTCGCAAGCCCAGCTCGAAGGATGA